The sequence GTCGTCGGGGTGCTGTGTCGTGCCGGGgcctcctccggcggcggggCGCCGTACCACACGTACGGCGGGTACGAGGGCATGGCGGAGTAGTCGGGGAACGGCGGGACGGGCTGGAGCGACGGCGGCTCGTGGATGCGGCGCGCCCCGGTCCAGGTGCTCGATtccgcgtcgtcgtcgtcgtcgtcgtcatcgtcatccGCCGGGCGGGGGCTCACGATGGTGACGCTCGTCCGCAGCCTGGACTCGAGCCGCTCCTTGAGCGCCTCCGCGTCGGGGTTGCCGGTCACCACCACCCGCCCGTTCTCGAGGAACAACACCTCGTTCACCCCTGCGGACGTACGCGCGCAGATCGcacgtgcgtgcatgcatgcatggagtaGTCAGATCGagacgtacgtacgtacgtaagGTACATGGCTAACGTaaattaagcatgcatgtaCGTACCATCCATGTACTTGATGGACTTGCGGATCTTGTGGGCGGCGCTGTACATCTCCACGTCGATCGACAGGGTGACGGGCGCCATTGCCGTCGTCGCCGATGCTCGATCCGCTCGACGATACCTGGCTCTCTAAGCTCTGACGACGGACGCGGGGCGTTGGCTGCGGCTGCGATTGATGTGCATGTCATGGCGTGGTGGTGTGGTATTTATACACGGGAGAGGTGATCGTTGATGggaactttcttttttttaaggaaaagaaTCGGCAGGTATCCCTTCTTTGAAAGGAAATGTATAGTCGGAATCCATCGGCGGGGCTAGACTTTCCTCGATTAGGACATCCGACGGTCCGTCGAACTCTCGACGGATCTCTTCTTCCAGTAGATCGGCGTTTGTTTCCATCCTGGAGCCGGGAATAATTGGTAAGGAAACAGGGTTCGTCTTTGTGGCGCCTTCTGAACTCCAATTTACCTCATTCCATTCTATTTTCTGCATTCGATTGTGGATTCGCAGTATCCGTGCTTTGCCGCTTTCCCTGGCGAGCCACCATTCTACAAAAGGAAATTTtcgctaggttatataactcatcaggatcatttatttatattaaaatacgAATTTTGAAAGAATATGGAGTATGTGAGaaaaattataaagttatagaataataaataaataaataaatattagatgAGAGATATTGACGGTGTGTCCACGTGGCTTAGTGGATTTGCCTATCCCCACCATTCTAGAAAAAAGAGTACCCTACGTGTTGGGCTGGATGGATCGAGTCGGATGCATGTGGCCCAGTCCAACTGACGTGCCCACATGGCTGTGTAGTATTTGGCCGATCAAACCATGTTAACAGAAGGTACAAGTGCTGTCTAGAAAAAAAGGTGTTGGTAAAGTTGCTTAGAGGACACTGAAATGTTGGCGTTTAGAGCACTAAAACACTCTGAAAATCGATGCTTGGTTCGATCCAGTTTCAGCTATTTTAGCTTACGAGCACCTTCGTACGTACTGCTTTGGCGATTGAAACTGAATCGCAGCGGCGCACTTCCCCTCGGGCCGCTCGGTGTTGGAGGAGAAGGCTTTCTGCCGACC is a genomic window of Phragmites australis chromosome 24, lpPhrAust1.1, whole genome shotgun sequence containing:
- the LOC133907151 gene encoding uncharacterized protein LOC133907151 produces the protein MAPVTLSIDVEMYSAAHKIRKSIKYMDGVNEVLFLENGRVVVTGNPDAEALKERLESRLRTSVTIVSPRPADDDDDDDDDDAESSTWTGARRIHEPPSLQPVPPFPDYSAMPSYPPYVWYGAPPPEEAPARHSTPTTEVTYSHPVYAGSGWGESDPYQNVPDDVTAYLNDDNANSCSIM